Proteins from a genomic interval of Lycium ferocissimum isolate CSIRO_LF1 chromosome 2, AGI_CSIRO_Lferr_CH_V1, whole genome shotgun sequence:
- the LOC132040063 gene encoding protein PIN-LIKES 7-like isoform X2, which yields MGFWTLLEVASMPILQVLIISGLGAVMATDYLKLLPADARKSLNRIVFVAFTPSLMFASLAESVTFQDIESWWFMPVNVGLTFLFGGILGWIAVKILKPKPHLEGLIIAACSSGNLGNLLLIVIPAICKEDGSPFGDHKVCASVGLSYASFSMALGGFYIWTYTYQLIRSSSLKFKALKSAEEETVKEPNKDLDTNEKSYLLDNNSQDQLPVSVTKSTENQTKTSKVAAEIEPIIGSSWSKIVGVLHTFLEELTAPPTLGAIIGFLFGSVTWLKNLVIGDEAPLRVIQDSVKLLGDGTIPCITLILGGNLTQGLRKAQVKSSTVIAVLSVRYIFSPLIGIGIVKAAANLGFLPADPLYHFVLMLQYTVPPAMNIGTMTQLFDVAQEECSVLFMWTYLVAALALTIWSTVFMWLLS from the exons atgggTTTCTGGACATTATTAGAGGTGGCATCGATGCCAATATTGCAAGTGCTGATAATAAGTGGATTAGGAGCTGTAATGGCCACTGATTATCTCAAGCTACTTCCTGCTGATGCCCGCAAATCCCTTAACAGA ATAGTGTTTGTGGCATTTACGCCTTCCTTAATGTTTGCGAGTTTGGCAGAGAGTGTCACCTTTCAAGATATCGAATCATG GTGGTTTATGCCCGTTAATGTCGGGCTAACATTTCTATTTGGAGGCATTCTTGGATGGATTGCGGTGAAAATATTGAAACCAAAGCCACATCTTGAGGGACTTATTATTGCTGCATGCTCATCAG GAAACTTGGGAAATCTTCTATTGATAGTCATTCCTGCAATTTGCAAAGAAGATGGAAGCCCATTTGGTGATCATAAAGTTTGTGCATCTGTTGGCCTTTCCTATGCTTCTTTCTCCATGGCA CTTGGTGGTTTCTACATATGGACATACACATATCAGCTAATACGTAGCTCATCCTTGAAATTTAAAGCACTAAAATCAGCAGAGGAAGAAACCGTTAAAGAACCAAACAAGGACTTAGATACTAATGAAAAGTCTTACCTTCTTGACAACAATTCTCAAGATCAACTGCCTGTTAGTGTGACAAAATCCACTGAAAATCAAACT AAAACAAGTAAAGTAGCAGCAGAAATAGAGCCAATAATAGGATCATCATGGAGCAAAATAGTAGGGGTGTTACACACTTTCTTGGAAGAGCTAACGGCACCACCGACACTTGGAGCT ATCATAGGATTTCTGTTTGGGTCAGTGACATGGCTGAAAAATCTGGTGATTGGGGATGAGGCTCCCCTTAGAGTTATTCAAGACTCTGTCAAATTACTTGG GGATGGAACCATTCCATGCATCACCCTTATACTTGGAGGCAACCTTACccaag GATTGAGGAAGGCACAAGTGAAATCATCGACCGTAATAGCAGTACTTAGCGTACGGTATATCTTCAGTCCTTTGATAGGGATTGGAATAGTTAAAGCAGCAGCCAATTTAGGGTTCCTTCCAGCAGACCCTCTCTACCATTTTGTGCTTATGCTTCAGTACACTGTCCCACCTGCCATGAATATCG GAACAATGACACAATTATTTGATGTAGCACAAGAAGAGTGTTCAGTTCTATTCATGTGGACTTACTTGGTAGCAGCACTAGCACTCACCATTTGGTCCACTGTATTCATGTGGCTCTTGTCATAA
- the LOC132040063 gene encoding protein PIN-LIKES 7-like isoform X1 translates to MGFWTLLEVASMPILQVLIISGLGAVMATDYLKLLPADARKSLNRIVFVAFTPSLMFASLAESVTFQDIESWWFMPVNVGLTFLFGGILGWIAVKILKPKPHLEGLIIAACSSGNLGNLLLIVIPAICKEDGSPFGDHKVCASVGLSYASFSMALGGFYIWTYTYQLIRSSSLKFKALKSAEEETVKEPNKDLDTNEKSYLLDNNSQDQLPVSVTKSTENQTQKTSKVAAEIEPIIGSSWSKIVGVLHTFLEELTAPPTLGAIIGFLFGSVTWLKNLVIGDEAPLRVIQDSVKLLGDGTIPCITLILGGNLTQGLRKAQVKSSTVIAVLSVRYIFSPLIGIGIVKAAANLGFLPADPLYHFVLMLQYTVPPAMNIGTMTQLFDVAQEECSVLFMWTYLVAALALTIWSTVFMWLLS, encoded by the exons atgggTTTCTGGACATTATTAGAGGTGGCATCGATGCCAATATTGCAAGTGCTGATAATAAGTGGATTAGGAGCTGTAATGGCCACTGATTATCTCAAGCTACTTCCTGCTGATGCCCGCAAATCCCTTAACAGA ATAGTGTTTGTGGCATTTACGCCTTCCTTAATGTTTGCGAGTTTGGCAGAGAGTGTCACCTTTCAAGATATCGAATCATG GTGGTTTATGCCCGTTAATGTCGGGCTAACATTTCTATTTGGAGGCATTCTTGGATGGATTGCGGTGAAAATATTGAAACCAAAGCCACATCTTGAGGGACTTATTATTGCTGCATGCTCATCAG GAAACTTGGGAAATCTTCTATTGATAGTCATTCCTGCAATTTGCAAAGAAGATGGAAGCCCATTTGGTGATCATAAAGTTTGTGCATCTGTTGGCCTTTCCTATGCTTCTTTCTCCATGGCA CTTGGTGGTTTCTACATATGGACATACACATATCAGCTAATACGTAGCTCATCCTTGAAATTTAAAGCACTAAAATCAGCAGAGGAAGAAACCGTTAAAGAACCAAACAAGGACTTAGATACTAATGAAAAGTCTTACCTTCTTGACAACAATTCTCAAGATCAACTGCCTGTTAGTGTGACAAAATCCACTGAAAATCAAACT CAGAAAACAAGTAAAGTAGCAGCAGAAATAGAGCCAATAATAGGATCATCATGGAGCAAAATAGTAGGGGTGTTACACACTTTCTTGGAAGAGCTAACGGCACCACCGACACTTGGAGCT ATCATAGGATTTCTGTTTGGGTCAGTGACATGGCTGAAAAATCTGGTGATTGGGGATGAGGCTCCCCTTAGAGTTATTCAAGACTCTGTCAAATTACTTGG GGATGGAACCATTCCATGCATCACCCTTATACTTGGAGGCAACCTTACccaag GATTGAGGAAGGCACAAGTGAAATCATCGACCGTAATAGCAGTACTTAGCGTACGGTATATCTTCAGTCCTTTGATAGGGATTGGAATAGTTAAAGCAGCAGCCAATTTAGGGTTCCTTCCAGCAGACCCTCTCTACCATTTTGTGCTTATGCTTCAGTACACTGTCCCACCTGCCATGAATATCG GAACAATGACACAATTATTTGATGTAGCACAAGAAGAGTGTTCAGTTCTATTCATGTGGACTTACTTGGTAGCAGCACTAGCACTCACCATTTGGTCCACTGTATTCATGTGGCTCTTGTCATAA